AACCCCAGGAAGCTCTACATGAACCGGTGAGTACCTGGAACCGAAGACATCAATCACGGCCATTCTACCTTTTTTTAGCTCCTTCATCATGTCCAAGCCAACGCTCCTGGCTCGGCGGACGAGGCCGCTGAAAGAACTGCTGTAGTTGGAGATTACCGGAAAATAACCCATTTCGAGAGAATGCCTCAAAAAGGAGAAAGGGGATCTGCCAAGCGGAGGAGTATGTGTCGTATATTACCGATACCACGGAGCCGGCGAGAGTTTCTGCGTTGAGGGCGTCTAGTATGGCCCTCATGATTATCCTCCCTGGTGTCCTCCGGAGAGGACTTCCTTTATGAACTCCCTGGCCTCGCTGCTGAACTTATCCATGGGCACTTCCCCGCCGAACTTATCGAAGACCTTGCCCTCCCTGAAGTTCAGCTCAAAGACCTCATAGTGTTCCTCGCTCTTCTCGTGGAGCTTGATGCCGTGTTCCCTGAGGTGGGCTTCAAGGTTCTCGATGTCAACGTACTTTCCGCACTCCTCGCACTTGTAGAACTGCCAGAAGATGTAGTCCTGACCGGCGAGGGCGTTGTTCTTTATGTGGTTCACGAGCGCGGCGCCGAGATACTCATAAACGTCCTCCTGGACGAGCTTCCCGTTATCTTCAACGACCTTAAAGCCGCTCCAGACTATGTGGTCGTTTATATCAGCGAGAGTGGCCTTGAGGTAGCGGTATGTGAGGACAAAGCTGCCGTTCTTGATGTAGAAAACTCCGTTGTCTGGAATAGCCACGATGTGAATTCCATTGACGTCCTTTCCTGCGAGTGAGTCTGCCTCCTCCCTGTTCTTTGCGACGTCTATGACTACCTTAACGTTGCTCTTCTTGTGAATCCCGGTTATCGTGCTCCCCTCTATCTCCCAGTGGTAGTCGTCGAGATAGCGAACCTGCGTGTACACCTTCTTGGTTCCTGGACTCAGCTCAGCGTACATTCTCTCACCACCGGAGAAGGTTTGCTTCGAAGTTAATAAGCTTTAGCGGAAAAATTTAAAAACTACCTTCCAAAGCGCCGCTGTCTCTTCTGGAACTCACGGATTATCCTAAGAAAGTCTATCTTCCTGAACTCGGGAAAGTAAACGTCAACGAAGAAAAGCTCGCTGTAGGCGATCTGATAGAGGAGGAAGTTGCTTATTCTCACCTCGCCGCCAGTCCTGATGACGATGTCGGGATCGGGCATGTTGGGATAGTAGAGGTAGCGCTTTATGGCCTCCTCATCGATGTCCTCCGGCTTAATCTTTCCTTCAAGGACGTCCCTAACTATTTCCCTGACGGCGTCCGCTATCTCGCTCCTACCGCCGTATGCGAGGGCTATGTTGAGGTTGTAGTTGGAGTACTTTCTCGTTGCTCTCTCCGCCTCTTCAGCGGCCTTTCTCACGTTTTCGGGAAGCATGTCCTTCCTGCCGAGGACGTTCACCCTGATGCCGTAGCGATGAACCCTTTCATCCTGAACGAGTTCCTTGAACTTCTCCTCGAAGAGGTTCATGAGGGCCTCAACTTCCTCCTTTGAGCGCTTGAAGTTCTCGGTTGAGAAGGCATAGACAGTAAGCGTCCTTATGTTTAGCTCCCTGCACCACTCAAGGATTTCTTCGAGCTTCTTTGATCCGAATAGGTGGCCGTACCAGGGGGGCTTTTCAAGCTTCCTGGCCCACCTTCTGTTGCCGTCCATTATTATGGCAACGTGCTTAGGGATGTTCCCAGATTTAACCTTCTCCAGGAGGTAGCTTTCATAAGCGTCATAGACCGGCTTAAAAAGAATGTGAGGGATGTGGGAGACCAATCTGTATAGCATTTGCCCTCACTCTATCTTCTTCCTCTTGAGGTGCTTCTCCGCCAGCTCCATGTATATCTCGGCGTTTTTCTTCGTCCACTCAATTTCCTCCTCGCTGAGCTGCCTGACGACCTTTCCGGGAACGCCGACGACGAGGCTGTAGTCGGGTATCTCCTTGCCCGGCGGGACGAGGGCACCTGCACCGATTATGACGTGCTTTCCAATCTTCGCACCGTCGAGGATTATCGCACCCATACCTATTATCGTGTAGTCGTCAACGGTGGCACCGTGAACGACGGCGTTGTGGCCGATGGTGACGTACTTCCCTATCTTCGTCGGAAGGCCGTGAGATGTATGAATGCTGACGTTGTCCTGGACGTTGGAGCAGCAGCCGATGTATATCTGCTCTATGTCCCCGCGAAGAACGGCGGAGGGCCAAACGCTCGTTTTTTCCTCAAGAACAACGTCTCCAATTATTGAGGCGGTTTCATCAACAAAAGCCGTCGGGTGTATCTTGGGCTTTTTACCCTCTATCTCGTAAACCGGCATGAGTATCACCGAGTTATCCTCCCGGGGAGAGCTTATAAATGTAACCAGAGAATATCTGTGAGGGTGCGCAATGAGGTACAGACGCGGCGCCAGTGCGGAGAGGGAGCTTGTAAAGCTCCTCGAAAGTAAAGGATTCGCAGTCCTCCGTTCAGCGGGGAGCCACAAAATAGACCTGGTGGCCGGAAACGGGAAGGAATACCTCTGCATAGAGGTCAAGAGCACGAGGAGCAGGAAGCTCTACCTTCCCATCGAGGACGTTGAAAAGCTTGTTGAGTTTGCCGGACGTTTTGGCGGTAGGCCCGTCCTTGCGGTTAAATTCGTGAACGTAGGGTGGCGCTTTTACGGCCCCAATAGATTGGAGCACGGGGAGAAGAGCTATAAGATCGACCTCGAAACGCCTTTCATGACTCT
This sequence is a window from Thermococcus kodakarensis KOD1. Protein-coding genes within it:
- a CDS encoding TBP-interacting protein produces the protein MYAELSPGTKKVYTQVRYLDDYHWEIEGSTITGIHKKSNVKVVIDVAKNREEADSLAGKDVNGIHIVAIPDNGVFYIKNGSFVLTYRYLKATLADINDHIVWSGFKVVEDNGKLVQEDVYEYLGAALVNHIKNNALAGQDYIFWQFYKCEECGKYVDIENLEAHLREHGIKLHEKSEEHYEVFELNFREGKVFDKFGGEVPMDKFSSEAREFIKEVLSGGHQGG
- the uppS gene encoding polyprenyl diphosphate synthase, with protein sequence MLYRLVSHIPHILFKPVYDAYESYLLEKVKSGNIPKHVAIIMDGNRRWARKLEKPPWYGHLFGSKKLEEILEWCRELNIRTLTVYAFSTENFKRSKEEVEALMNLFEEKFKELVQDERVHRYGIRVNVLGRKDMLPENVRKAAEEAERATRKYSNYNLNIALAYGGRSEIADAVREIVRDVLEGKIKPEDIDEEAIKRYLYYPNMPDPDIVIRTGGEVRISNFLLYQIAYSELFFVDVYFPEFRKIDFLRIIREFQKRQRRFGR
- a CDS encoding gamma carbonic anhydrase family protein, which produces MPVYEIEGKKPKIHPTAFVDETASIIGDVVLEEKTSVWPSAVLRGDIEQIYIGCCSNVQDNVSIHTSHGLPTKIGKYVTIGHNAVVHGATVDDYTIIGMGAIILDGAKIGKHVIIGAGALVPPGKEIPDYSLVVGVPGKVVRQLSEEEIEWTKKNAEIYMELAEKHLKRKKIE
- the hjc gene encoding Holliday junction resolvase Hjc, which encodes MRYRRGASAERELVKLLESKGFAVLRSAGSHKIDLVAGNGKEYLCIEVKSTRSRKLYLPIEDVEKLVEFAGRFGGRPVLAVKFVNVGWRFYGPNRLEHGEKSYKIDLETPFMTLDGLLGKQRTLEGVL